In a single window of the Paenibacillus sp. MMS20-IR301 genome:
- a CDS encoding calcium-translocating P-type ATPase, SERCA-type: MEPAEVLRRLESREEGLSAEEAARLLERYGKNMLQEVKPKSLLAKFIEQFKNVMIFILLVAAVLSGILGEWTDTVIILLVVVLNAVLGVIQENKAEQALEALKSMSSPQARVRRGAQVTEIKSEELVPGDIVLLEAGNVVPADLRLLEAASLKTEEAALTGESLPSEKRSQALEGSDLVIGDRTNMAYMSSSVTYGRGVGVVTATGMNTEVGRIAGFISEAENEVTPLQKKLDELGKYFTFIILGVCVVIFVIGWLEGRELLDMLLTSISLAVAAIPEGLPAIVTIILALGVQRMAKRKAIIRKLPAVETLGSTEIICSDKTGTLTLNKMTVEKLYVDGEIVEADSKLNETPDGGLLLQAMTLCNDSSIDEGKGTDGAKGAATEAGPGSGGATRSGKAIIGDPTETALVDYALSIGMDKRELEKRYPRVDELPFDSDRKLMTTIHRLENGIFRVLTKGAPDVLVSRCSHISIHGEIIPLTEEHIRSITASNKGMADEALRVLAFAYRDHEQQPAEPSPDATEQKLVFIGLSGMIDPPREEVRDAVAVCRRAGIRPVMITGDHRDTAAAIATRLGIIEDDKAVLTGSELDGISEEDFAARVADYSVYARVSPEHKVRIVKAWRQKGKIVAMTGDGVNDAPALKSADIGVGMGITGTDVAKGVSDMVLADDNFTTIVVAVEEGRKVYSNIRKAIQFLLSANLGEVLTLFIATLVGWRILEPIHILWINLVTDTLPALALGLEKADRDVMSKKPRQSGSSIFAGGVGISIIYQGLLEAALTLLVFYWAHTHYDEGVAVTMAFATLGLLQITHAFNVRSNTKSLFQIGLFSNRFMLGASVISGLLLVLVIIIPGLNGWFGVQHLSGLQWGIVCGAALAIVILVELVKLVVRISGRSRNWE; the protein is encoded by the coding sequence CTGGAGCCGGCAGAGGTACTGAGACGGCTGGAGAGCCGGGAGGAGGGGCTGTCGGCGGAAGAAGCGGCGCGCTTGCTGGAGCGGTACGGCAAGAACATGCTGCAGGAAGTGAAGCCCAAATCATTGCTGGCCAAATTTATTGAGCAGTTCAAGAACGTAATGATTTTTATTCTGCTTGTGGCAGCTGTGCTGTCGGGAATACTCGGGGAGTGGACAGATACTGTAATAATTCTGCTCGTAGTGGTCCTGAATGCAGTGCTTGGAGTCATTCAGGAGAATAAAGCGGAGCAGGCACTGGAAGCGCTCAAAAGCATGTCGTCTCCGCAAGCCAGAGTCCGGCGGGGCGCTCAGGTGACTGAGATCAAAAGCGAGGAGCTGGTGCCTGGTGACATTGTGCTCCTGGAAGCCGGCAATGTGGTGCCTGCCGATCTCCGTCTGCTGGAGGCTGCGTCCCTGAAGACTGAGGAAGCTGCATTAACCGGGGAGTCTCTGCCTTCAGAGAAGCGTTCCCAGGCGCTGGAGGGCAGTGATCTGGTCATCGGTGACCGGACGAACATGGCTTACATGAGCAGCAGTGTAACCTACGGACGGGGTGTTGGTGTGGTCACGGCTACGGGGATGAATACAGAAGTGGGCCGGATTGCCGGATTCATCTCGGAGGCTGAGAATGAAGTTACCCCGCTGCAAAAAAAGCTGGATGAGCTGGGAAAATATTTTACATTTATCATCCTTGGCGTATGCGTGGTCATCTTCGTCATCGGCTGGCTGGAGGGCAGAGAGCTGCTGGATATGCTTCTAACCTCAATCTCGCTCGCCGTAGCAGCTATTCCAGAGGGTCTGCCTGCGATTGTCACCATTATTCTGGCCCTTGGCGTGCAGCGGATGGCAAAGCGGAAGGCGATCATCCGCAAGCTTCCGGCGGTAGAAACGCTGGGCAGTACTGAAATTATCTGCTCCGATAAGACGGGAACTCTGACGCTGAACAAGATGACTGTCGAGAAGCTGTATGTGGACGGAGAGATTGTGGAAGCGGACAGCAAGCTTAATGAGACACCGGACGGCGGGCTGCTGCTGCAGGCGATGACGCTGTGTAATGATTCCAGTATTGACGAAGGGAAAGGGACTGACGGTGCTAAAGGAGCCGCGACTGAGGCGGGGCCGGGGTCAGGCGGGGCGACGCGCAGCGGTAAAGCTATTATTGGCGATCCTACTGAAACCGCGCTTGTCGATTATGCGCTCAGCATCGGAATGGATAAGCGGGAGCTGGAAAAGCGGTATCCGCGCGTGGATGAGCTGCCGTTTGATTCGGACCGCAAGCTGATGACGACCATCCATCGGCTGGAAAACGGTATATTCCGTGTATTGACCAAAGGTGCACCGGATGTGCTGGTCTCGAGATGCAGCCACATCAGTATACATGGTGAGATCATTCCTTTGACAGAGGAGCATATCCGCAGCATCACGGCTAGCAATAAAGGAATGGCTGATGAAGCGCTGCGGGTGCTGGCTTTTGCCTACCGCGATCATGAGCAGCAGCCTGCGGAGCCTTCGCCGGATGCGACAGAGCAGAAGCTGGTCTTCATTGGCCTGAGCGGCATGATAGATCCGCCGCGCGAAGAGGTCCGGGATGCGGTTGCGGTATGCAGGCGGGCGGGGATCCGACCGGTAATGATTACAGGCGATCACCGGGACACGGCTGCCGCGATTGCCACACGGCTTGGCATCATCGAGGATGACAAGGCGGTGTTGACCGGGAGTGAGCTGGATGGAATCAGTGAGGAGGATTTTGCCGCGAGAGTGGCTGATTATTCCGTGTATGCCCGGGTTTCGCCAGAGCATAAGGTGCGGATCGTTAAAGCCTGGAGGCAAAAGGGGAAAATTGTCGCCATGACGGGTGACGGGGTCAATGATGCGCCTGCCCTGAAATCGGCGGATATTGGCGTCGGGATGGGCATTACAGGTACAGATGTCGCCAAAGGGGTATCCGATATGGTGCTCGCGGACGATAATTTCACTACAATCGTGGTCGCTGTCGAGGAAGGCCGGAAGGTATACAGCAATATCCGCAAAGCGATCCAATTTCTGCTGTCGGCCAATCTCGGGGAGGTCCTTACGCTCTTCATTGCCACGCTGGTCGGCTGGCGGATTCTGGAGCCGATTCATATTCTCTGGATCAATCTGGTTACGGATACGCTGCCTGCGCTTGCGCTGGGGCTGGAGAAAGCGGACCGTGATGTGATGTCGAAGAAGCCGCGTCAGTCGGGCAGCAGTATTTTTGCCGGTGGTGTGGGGATTTCCATCATCTATCAAGGATTGCTGGAGGCGGCACTGACACTGCTGGTCTTTTACTGGGCCCATACCCATTATGATGAGGGCGTTGCCGTCACAATGGCGTTCGCCACGCTCGGGCTGCTGCAGATTACCCACGCATTCAATGTAAGGTCGAATACGAAATCGCTGTTTCAGATTGGCTTGTTCAGCAACCGCTTCATGCTGGGGGCGTCGGTGATCTCGGGACTGCTGCTGGTGCTGGTTATAATTATTCCGGGGCTAAACGGGTGGTTCGGTGTGCAGCATCTGAGCGGATTGCAATGGGGAATAGTCTGCGGAGCTGCTCTGGCAATCGTGATTCTGGTAGAACTGGTGAAGCTTGTTGTCCGTATAAGCGGGCGCAGCAGGAACTGGGAGTAA
- a CDS encoding DUF2500 domain-containing protein, giving the protein MNSAILSSSRGFFFEGPILLKLVLLLITGYIAYTIVKAMKTWMTNNASPLQSRLVTAVTKRIEVWGGRGHAQANTSYYVTFEFHDGTRMELEVKAKAFAQIVEGDRGQLSYQGTRFKGFVRAGTI; this is encoded by the coding sequence ATGAATTCTGCTATATTGAGCAGTTCGCGCGGCTTCTTTTTTGAAGGGCCTATTCTGTTAAAGCTGGTGCTGCTGCTGATAACCGGTTACATTGCATATACGATTGTAAAGGCAATGAAGACCTGGATGACTAATAATGCCAGTCCTCTCCAGTCCAGACTGGTGACTGCAGTGACCAAGCGGATAGAGGTCTGGGGCGGAAGAGGGCATGCACAGGCCAATACCAGCTATTACGTCACATTTGAATTTCACGACGGCACCCGGATGGAGCTGGAGGTGAAGGCTAAGGCTTTTGCACAGATTGTTGAAGGTGACAGGGGACAGCTGTCCTATCAGGGAACCCGGTTCAAGGGATTTGTACGGGCGGGGACTATATAA
- a CDS encoding YitT family protein: MKIRYRGIAPLRYSKLLRLLFVIGGGLLAAVGLELFLMPHKLLPGGIAGLSALLSHITEMRLGLFLFLFNLPFILMSRSQINLRFALYTMLGLVGLTAGSLALHHFPAAISEPLPAAIAGGLCLGFGLGISVRFGGITSGSEKQGVALLNGGPPKSAEMSIMLFNCVILLFGGSLFGWDQAMYSIIAYLLAFEALRFSLRDLSLSQAVWITSSNVEEIRRKLQQSLDREVKLVKSSGPEGQPGTVFCLASRLEEEELASIVHGCDQDSKIVINTARNNRISALFRHKPPG; the protein is encoded by the coding sequence ATGAAAATCAGATATAGGGGCATTGCCCCGCTGCGCTATTCCAAACTGCTGCGGCTGCTCTTCGTCATCGGAGGAGGACTGCTCGCTGCAGTAGGGCTTGAATTGTTCCTGATGCCGCATAAGCTGCTTCCCGGTGGAATTGCCGGATTGTCCGCCCTGCTGTCACATATCACGGAAATGCGCCTTGGCTTATTCCTGTTTCTGTTCAATCTTCCGTTCATTCTGATGTCGCGCAGTCAGATTAATCTGCGGTTCGCACTGTATACCATGCTCGGATTGGTTGGCCTGACCGCTGGCTCACTGGCTCTGCATCACTTCCCTGCGGCCATCAGCGAGCCGTTACCCGCTGCTATCGCCGGAGGGCTGTGTCTGGGATTCGGACTGGGTATTTCAGTCCGCTTCGGCGGGATTACGAGCGGCAGCGAGAAGCAGGGTGTCGCCCTGCTGAACGGCGGTCCGCCCAAATCGGCTGAAATGTCAATTATGCTGTTCAACTGTGTCATTCTGCTCTTTGGCGGATCTTTATTCGGCTGGGATCAGGCGATGTACAGCATTATTGCCTACCTCCTGGCCTTTGAAGCACTGCGCTTCTCCTTAAGGGATCTGTCCCTCTCACAGGCAGTCTGGATCACAAGCAGCAACGTTGAAGAGATCCGCCGCAAGCTTCAGCAGTCCCTCGACCGTGAGGTTAAGCTTGTGAAATCCTCCGGCCCCGAGGGCCAGCCGGGTACGGTCTTCTGCCTGGCGAGCAGACTGGAGGAAGAGGAGCTCGCTTCCATTGTGCACGGCTGTGACCAGGACAGCAAGATTGTAATCAATACAGCCCGGAACAACCGGATTTCAGCGCTTTTCCGCCATAAGCCGCCGGGATGA
- a CDS encoding stage VI sporulation protein F, with protein sequence MGYQQFGISPQLVERIKLKMKNPAVKERIKNMINGISRQELQDTAVVRRLVRNASAVLNEKLTSAQEEQIVKFVIAQKIDPSNTFHLIRLWGMFR encoded by the coding sequence TTGGGTTATCAGCAATTCGGAATCAGTCCCCAGTTGGTGGAGCGTATTAAGCTGAAGATGAAGAATCCGGCGGTTAAGGAACGCATCAAGAATATGATCAACGGAATATCGCGGCAGGAGCTGCAGGATACAGCTGTTGTACGGAGGCTGGTGCGCAATGCTTCAGCAGTGCTGAATGAGAAGCTGACTTCGGCGCAGGAAGAGCAAATCGTGAAATTCGTGATCGCCCAGAAAATTGATCCGAGCAATACCTTTCATTTGATCCGGCTGTGGGGAATGTTCCGCTGA